A stretch of the Vulcanisaeta souniana JCM 11219 genome encodes the following:
- a CDS encoding N-6 DNA methylase: protein MYLIDGQYEVQRTVDRKGTSSYYTNRDGLAVIRDFLQELGGEYRRGVIMDPFAGSGVTLSAINDLVKPRKVVAIEINEGPCELTRRILSSLYSDVEVICGDAFKVAWRYKADVIVTNPPFVRWHLVRNRDELLSMMDSMGYGKLIVRRDPGLHVLSFFLIDHVLRDGGYAILVIPASTFYTEQGEGVKRLLKLRYDVIGLVENRMGPSFSDGSGFKELIIFIKKRDGLLSFIDSSGIETNIYYYEGSLRRIGTVKLHKLPAFADRNWLSLFNYDRASRLISIIEEALDNGLLRYLGRHEIVRGVEMYGPDFFFIPNRYWRIIEESRDYVVIANNNEQLELPRRHLIPCLRRPEYYEDEVLIRDPGFYVFAISDEPGGDALRYVKWGEELKVPALKFGNKWYRHVWMQLRSKMPFGHVFIHDKVDLARHKIIANYSSKPLCASKNFYIIRTDNPMIVAWYNSTIFREILTVFGRKISQTWTRLLEEDYLEIPIPSKIINIDLHNINNINNIINEYFIINKL, encoded by the coding sequence ATGTATTTGATTGATGGGCAATATGAGGTTCAGAGGACTGTGGATAGGAAGGGTACTTCGTCGTATTACACGAACCGTGACGGCCTAGCCGTAATTAGGGACTTTCTTCAGGAATTGGGTGGGGAGTATAGGAGGGGTGTCATTATGGATCCCTTCGCAGGTTCAGGGGTTACCCTATCAGCTATTAATGACCTTGTTAAGCCCAGGAAGGTCGTGGCAATAGAGATTAATGAAGGCCCTTGCGAGTTAACCCGTAGGATTTTATCCTCGCTCTACAGCGATGTCGAGGTTATTTGCGGCGATGCGTTTAAGGTCGCATGGAGGTATAAGGCCGATGTCATTGTTACGAACCCACCCTTCGTTAGGTGGCACCTCGTGCGTAATAGGGATGAGTTACTGAGTATGATGGACTCGATGGGTTACGGAAAACTCATTGTTAGAAGGGACCCGGGTCTTCACGTCCTATCCTTCTTCCTAATAGACCACGTGCTCAGGGATGGTGGTTATGCAATCCTAGTGATACCAGCGTCCACCTTTTACACGGAGCAGGGTGAGGGCGTGAAGAGGTTGTTGAAGTTGAGGTATGACGTGATTGGTCTTGTGGAGAATAGGATGGGACCATCGTTTAGCGATGGTAGTGGCTTTAAGGAATTAATAATCTTCATTAAAAAGAGAGACGGATTATTAAGCTTCATTGATAGCTCAGGCATTGAGACGAATATTTACTATTATGAAGGAAGCTTAAGAAGGATAGGGACTGTGAAGCTACATAAGTTACCTGCCTTTGCAGATAGGAATTGGCTTAGTTTATTTAATTATGATAGAGCAAGTAGGCTTATTTCAATAATCGAGGAAGCTCTAGATAACGGTTTACTACGTTACCTAGGGAGACACGAAATAGTCAGGGGCGTTGAGATGTACGGCCCAGACTTCTTCTTCATACCGAATAGGTACTGGAGGATTATTGAGGAGTCCCGCGACTACGTGGTTATTGCCAATAACAATGAGCAGTTGGAGCTACCAAGGAGACACTTGATACCGTGCCTTAGGAGACCTGAGTATTACGAGGATGAGGTCTTAATTCGGGACCCTGGGTTTTACGTGTTCGCTATAAGCGATGAGCCAGGCGGTGACGCGCTAAGGTATGTTAAGTGGGGTGAGGAGTTGAAAGTGCCAGCCCTGAAGTTCGGCAATAAGTGGTACCGGCATGTGTGGATGCAGTTAAGGTCTAAGATGCCCTTCGGTCATGTGTTCATCCACGATAAGGTGGACCTAGCAAGGCACAAGATAATCGCCAACTACAGCAGCAAGCCCCTATGCGCCTCAAAGAACTTCTACATAATAAGAACTGATAACCCAATGATCGTGGCCTGGTACAACTCAACAATATTCAGGGAAATACTGACTGTATTCGGTAGGAAAATATCACAAACATGGACAAGATTACTGGAGGAGGACTACCTAGAAATACCAATACCATCAAAAATAATTAATATTGATTTGCATAACATAAATAATATTAACAATATTATAAATGAATACTTTATAATTAATAAACTGTAA
- a CDS encoding RIO1 family regulatory kinase/ATPase, protein MNNYNILVRVCERINCPGNYLNLVLSELSKLGVTEILSDGGVEFMGVRLLGKGQNSFVFKCRIDYDHYACKIRRFDSPRPNLLNEGNYLRLANSVGVGPRIIDYADNVLIMELINGLPIQKYVITASPGELRVILRDLLWQCRKLDSIGLAHNELSRPQDHIIINGSKAYIIDFESASLNSRVSNVAQLINALIMGKGFIQSRVRSVIGVNINFDELRNAIRRYKATRSNTDFIHILMLLNLG, encoded by the coding sequence ATGAACAATTACAATATTCTTGTTAGGGTTTGCGAACGTATTAATTGCCCAGGGAATTATCTAAACCTAGTACTGAGTGAGTTATCGAAGTTAGGCGTTACAGAGATCCTTAGTGACGGAGGCGTTGAATTCATGGGCGTTAGATTATTGGGCAAGGGCCAGAATAGCTTCGTGTTTAAGTGCCGCATTGATTATGACCACTACGCCTGCAAGATCAGGCGCTTTGACTCACCAAGACCAAACCTACTAAATGAGGGTAATTACCTAAGGCTCGCCAACTCCGTAGGTGTTGGCCCTAGGATAATTGATTACGCAGACAATGTGTTGATCATGGAGCTAATAAATGGACTGCCCATACAAAAGTACGTAATTACGGCAAGCCCAGGTGAATTAAGGGTAATCCTCAGGGACTTGCTTTGGCAATGCCGTAAATTAGACTCCATCGGCCTGGCACATAATGAGTTAAGTAGGCCTCAGGACCATATAATCATTAATGGCAGTAAGGCGTACATAATTGACTTCGAAAGCGCCAGCCTGAACAGTAGGGTTAGTAATGTTGCTCAATTAATAAACGCCTTAATAATGGGTAAAGGATTCATTCAGAGTCGCGTTAGGTCAGTCATAGGCGTGAACATAAACTTCGATGAATTACGCAACGCCATCAGGAGGTATAAAGCTACTAGGAGCAATACTGACTTCATCCATATACTCATGTTACTTAACCTTGGGTAG
- a CDS encoding 4Fe-4S dicluster domain-containing protein, with the protein MIRLRMKIEVLNNCIGCGICWTACPKGVLAGKLRERAYVLNESLCSGCYSCQDNCPYSAIKVIPIQY; encoded by the coding sequence GTGATTAGGCTTAGGATGAAGATTGAAGTCCTGAATAACTGCATTGGATGCGGTATATGCTGGACGGCATGCCCAAAGGGCGTGTTGGCAGGTAAATTAAGGGAAAGGGCCTATGTCCTCAATGAATCCCTATGTTCAGGATGCTACTCCTGCCAAGACAACTGCCCATACTCAGCAATTAAGGTAATACCTATTCAGTACTAA